One window of the Methylocystis parvus OBBP genome contains the following:
- a CDS encoding GNAT family N-acetyltransferase yields MASPGLRPFLPSDAPTLAALFRASVEELTAEDYSDDQREAWASVADDEEAFARKLAGELTIVAIIGVEIAGFASLKDNTLFDMLYVRPDLAGRGVGSALADAIEKLAGGRGTKKLTVEASDAAREFFAARFYVAQSRNTVTVGGEWLGNTTMIKDLAAPPASGPH; encoded by the coding sequence ATGGCGTCGCCCGGGCTTCGGCCATTCCTTCCGAGCGACGCGCCGACGCTCGCCGCGCTTTTCCGCGCGAGCGTCGAGGAGCTGACGGCCGAGGATTACAGCGACGACCAGCGCGAGGCCTGGGCCTCTGTCGCTGACGATGAAGAGGCCTTCGCCAGGAAGCTTGCGGGCGAGCTTACGATCGTGGCGATCATCGGCGTAGAAATTGCCGGCTTCGCGTCTCTCAAGGACAACACGCTTTTCGACATGCTCTATGTGCGGCCCGATCTCGCGGGCCGGGGCGTGGGCTCGGCGCTCGCCGACGCGATCGAGAAGCTCGCCGGCGGGCGCGGGACGAAGAAGCTCACGGTCGAAGCCTCGGACGCCGCGCGGGAATTCTTCGCCGCGCGCTTCTATGTCGCGCAAAGCCGCAACACGGTGACGGTCGGCGGCGAATGGCTCGGCAATACGACGATGATCAAAGATCTGGCGGCGCCGCCCGCCTCGGGACCGCATTGA
- the cimA gene encoding citramalate synthase: MTKERVTLYDTTLRDGAQTTGVDFSLEDKRQIAAMLDDLGIDYVEGGYPGANATDTEFFADRPKIKARFSAFGMTRRQGRSVENDTGVAALLDSAADAVTFVAKSWDYQVKVALRSTEEDNLEGITQSVRHAVSKKKEVAVDCEHFFDGFKANPDYALACAKAAYDAGARWVVLCDTNGGALPHEVERIVAEVIKVIPGASVGVHCHDDTGQAVANSLAALRAGARQIQGTLNGLGERCGNANLTTIIPTLLLKDEFASRFEIGVTQEKLTHLTRVSHALDELLNRAPNRHAPYVGASAFATKAGIHASAVMIDPKTYEHVTPESVGNQRRVLVSDQAGRSNIISELTRLGVPLDKDDPRLSRLLDEVKEKEAQGYAYEGADASFFLLAKRVLGEAPHYFDIERYSVAVDRRFARNGFEDRGAEAIVKIAVHGETRISAAEGNGPVNALDLALRKDLGAYQKYIDDVRLVDYRVRVFQGGTDAVTRVLVECADGEGGRWSTVGVSANVIDASFEAIVDAINYKLLVSGAK; the protein is encoded by the coding sequence ATGACCAAGGAACGCGTCACGCTTTACGATACGACGCTGCGCGACGGCGCGCAGACGACGGGCGTCGATTTCTCGCTCGAGGACAAGCGGCAGATCGCCGCCATGCTCGACGATCTCGGGATCGACTATGTCGAGGGCGGCTATCCCGGCGCCAACGCCACAGACACGGAGTTTTTCGCGGACCGTCCAAAAATCAAGGCGCGCTTTTCCGCCTTCGGCATGACGCGCCGCCAGGGACGGTCGGTCGAGAACGACACGGGCGTCGCGGCGCTGCTCGACAGCGCGGCGGATGCGGTGACCTTTGTCGCCAAGAGCTGGGATTATCAGGTCAAGGTCGCCTTACGCTCCACGGAAGAAGACAATCTCGAGGGCATTACGCAGTCCGTAAGGCACGCCGTTTCGAAGAAGAAGGAGGTCGCGGTCGACTGCGAGCATTTCTTCGACGGCTTCAAGGCGAATCCGGATTATGCGCTCGCCTGCGCGAAGGCCGCCTATGACGCCGGCGCGCGCTGGGTCGTGCTGTGCGACACGAATGGCGGCGCGCTGCCGCATGAGGTCGAGCGCATCGTCGCCGAAGTCATCAAGGTCATCCCCGGCGCCAGCGTCGGCGTGCATTGCCATGACGATACGGGGCAGGCGGTCGCCAATTCGCTTGCGGCGCTGCGCGCGGGCGCGCGGCAGATTCAGGGCACGCTGAACGGATTGGGCGAGCGTTGCGGCAACGCCAATCTCACGACGATCATTCCGACGCTGCTCCTGAAGGACGAGTTCGCGTCGCGCTTCGAGATCGGCGTGACGCAGGAAAAGCTCACCCATCTGACGCGCGTCAGCCATGCGCTGGACGAACTGCTCAACCGCGCGCCGAACCGCCATGCGCCCTATGTCGGCGCCAGCGCCTTCGCGACCAAAGCGGGCATTCACGCCTCGGCTGTGATGATCGACCCGAAAACCTATGAGCACGTCACGCCCGAAAGCGTCGGCAATCAGCGCCGTGTGCTGGTCTCCGATCAGGCGGGGCGCTCCAACATCATTTCGGAGCTGACGCGTCTCGGCGTTCCGCTCGACAAGGACGATCCGCGCCTTTCGCGCCTGCTCGACGAGGTGAAGGAGAAGGAGGCGCAGGGCTACGCCTATGAAGGCGCCGACGCCTCCTTCTTCCTGCTGGCCAAGCGCGTGCTGGGCGAGGCGCCGCATTATTTCGACATTGAGCGCTACAGCGTCGCGGTGGATCGCCGCTTCGCGCGCAACGGTTTCGAGGATCGCGGCGCCGAGGCGATCGTCAAGATCGCGGTTCATGGCGAAACGCGCATCTCGGCCGCCGAGGGCAACGGTCCCGTCAACGCGCTGGACCTCGCCTTGCGCAAGGATCTCGGCGCCTATCAGAAATATATAGACGACGTGCGGCTCGTGGATTACCGCGTCCGCGTCTTCCAGGGCGGCACGGACGCCGTGACGCGCGTGCTGGTGGAATGCGCCGATGGCGAGGGCGGCCGGTGGTCGACGGTGGGGGTCTCGGCGAACGTCATCGACGCATCATTCGAGGCGATCGTGGACGCCATCAACTACAAGCTGCTCGTGTCTGGAGCGAAGTGA
- a CDS encoding iron-sulfur cluster assembly scaffold protein: MLDNVYNARILELAGNIPRLGRLESPDATAKGYSKLCGSTITVDLKLSEGVVTDYAHELKACALGQASASIMARNIVGSTPGELRAAREALRKMLKENGPPPEGKWGDLAVLEPVRDYKARHGSTMLAFDAVVDAVGKAEEAKRPN, encoded by the coding sequence ATGCTCGACAATGTCTATAACGCCCGCATCCTTGAGCTTGCGGGCAATATCCCCCGCCTCGGCCGGCTGGAGAGCCCCGACGCCACCGCCAAGGGCTATTCTAAGCTCTGCGGCTCGACCATCACGGTCGACCTCAAGCTGAGCGAGGGCGTCGTGACGGATTACGCCCACGAGTTGAAAGCCTGCGCCCTGGGCCAGGCCTCCGCCTCGATCATGGCCCGCAACATCGTCGGCTCGACCCCCGGGGAACTGCGCGCGGCCCGCGAGGCCCTGCGCAAGATGCTGAAGGAAAACGGCCCGCCCCCCGAGGGCAAATGGGGCGATCTCGCCGTGCTGGAGCCGGTGCGCGATTACAAGGCCCGGCATGGCTCGACAATGCTGGCCTTCGACGCCGTGGTGGACGCGGTGGGAAAAGCCGAAGAGGCGAAGCGGCCTAACTGA
- the folE gene encoding GTP cyclohydrolase I FolE, whose product MDDVVKTFPVRPSFEEDRNDAVLDSPSANRPAEPAKKSVERPSRDEAEAAVRTLLRWAGDDPDREGLLETPRRVVKAYEEFFKGYNETPDEVLSRIFEEVEGYDDLVLVRDIPFTSHCEHHVVPFVGKAHIAYYPTGGVVGLSKLARLVDVFAKRLQTQEAMTAQIAGAIESHLVPRGVAVLIEAEHMCMSMRGVLKQGSSTVTVRFSGVFQDDPGQQAHFYTLLRGAR is encoded by the coding sequence ATGGATGACGTGGTTAAGACCTTTCCCGTTCGCCCCAGTTTTGAAGAAGACCGCAACGACGCCGTGTTAGATTCACCTTCCGCCAACCGCCCCGCCGAGCCGGCGAAGAAGAGCGTCGAACGCCCCAGCCGCGACGAGGCGGAGGCCGCCGTCCGCACCCTGCTGCGCTGGGCCGGCGACGATCCCGACCGCGAGGGCCTGCTCGAAACGCCGCGCCGCGTGGTCAAGGCCTATGAGGAATTCTTCAAAGGCTACAATGAGACCCCGGACGAGGTTCTGTCCCGCATCTTCGAGGAGGTCGAGGGCTATGACGACCTCGTGCTCGTGCGCGACATTCCCTTCACCTCGCATTGCGAGCATCATGTCGTGCCCTTCGTCGGCAAGGCGCATATCGCCTATTATCCGACGGGCGGCGTCGTGGGCCTCTCCAAGCTTGCGCGCCTCGTCGACGTCTTCGCCAAGCGTCTGCAGACGCAGGAGGCGATGACGGCGCAGATCGCCGGCGCGATCGAGAGCCATCTCGTTCCGCGCGGCGTCGCCGTGCTGATCGAGGCCGAGCATATGTGCATGTCCATGCGCGGCGTGCTCAAGCAGGGCTCGTCCACCGTCACCGTGCGCTTCTCGGGCGTCTTCCAGGACGATCCGGGCCAGCAGGCGCATTTCTACACGCTGCTGCGCGGCGCCCGCTAA
- the hisI gene encoding phosphoribosyl-AMP cyclohydrolase gives MAGDKELEEGAAFTPRFDANGLIVCVTVEAATREILMVAYMNQLALDKTIETGVAHYWSRSRGALWRKGDTSGQVQRVVSLSVDCDQDAIQLMVEAGGDGKACHTGRKSCFYRKLATEGGARRLVFAE, from the coding sequence ATGGCGGGCGACAAGGAGCTGGAGGAGGGGGCGGCGTTTACGCCCCGCTTCGACGCGAACGGCCTCATCGTCTGCGTGACGGTGGAGGCCGCGACGCGCGAGATCCTCATGGTCGCCTATATGAACCAGCTCGCGCTCGACAAGACGATCGAGACCGGCGTCGCGCATTACTGGTCGCGTTCGCGCGGCGCGCTTTGGCGCAAGGGCGACACGTCCGGCCAGGTTCAGCGCGTCGTCTCGCTTTCGGTCGATTGCGATCAGGACGCCATCCAGCTCATGGTCGAGGCGGGCGGCGACGGCAAGGCCTGCCATACGGGCCGCAAATCCTGTTTCTATCGCAAGCTCGCGACCGAGGGCGGCGCGAGGCGGCTCGTCTTCGCCGAGTAG
- a CDS encoding phosphopantetheine-binding protein, producing MFATIQRLIEQETRVAVADGKLAADADLYSLGMTSFDAIRLLVAVEREFQVEFPRDALNRKSMASIEAIAVSVLALWQLEMEPPRALRQAA from the coding sequence ATGTTCGCCACCATCCAGCGCCTGATCGAGCAGGAAACCCGGGTCGCCGTCGCCGACGGAAAGCTCGCCGCGGATGCGGACCTCTATTCCCTGGGCATGACGTCGTTCGACGCGATCCGCCTTCTCGTCGCCGTTGAGCGCGAATTTCAGGTCGAATTCCCTCGCGACGCCCTCAATCGCAAGAGCATGGCGTCGATCGAAGCGATCGCGGTTTCGGTGCTGGCGCTTTGGCAGCTCGAAATGGAGCCGCCGAGGGCCCTGCGTCAGGCGGCGTAA
- a CDS encoding patatin-like phospholipase family protein gives MSASEDGADSLTPAVADGANDDRPRQPRGQPLIGLALGAGAARGWSHIGVLRELAEQGIHPDIVAGTSIGAVVGGCYAAGRLDQIEAFARSLTRRRVFTLMDLSFSGASLITGERLKSALEQELDGFKVEELSIPFAAVATEVGTGHEVWLQRGDLAQAIRASYALPGIFEPVRVGDRWLFDGALVNPVPVTVCRALGAEFVIAVNVTADTMYRARVIRDDPAAQRKAAEAGPFGDKPDISFVDRILPRYFERQRGDAPNVATAMIDAFNIIQDRILRSRLAGDPPDATITARMEDIGMFDFHKADQLINVGRMAAKRALPNIFAHIPISGASA, from the coding sequence ATGAGCGCAAGCGAAGACGGCGCGGACTCTCTCACGCCCGCCGTCGCCGACGGCGCCAATGACGACCGGCCCAGGCAGCCTCGCGGCCAGCCGCTGATCGGTCTCGCCCTTGGCGCGGGCGCGGCGCGCGGCTGGTCGCATATCGGCGTGTTGCGCGAGCTTGCCGAGCAGGGCATCCATCCCGACATCGTCGCCGGCACGTCGATCGGCGCCGTCGTCGGCGGCTGCTACGCCGCGGGACGGCTGGACCAGATCGAAGCCTTTGCCCGTTCGCTGACGCGGCGCCGGGTCTTCACGCTGATGGATCTCTCCTTTTCGGGCGCCAGCCTCATCACCGGCGAGCGGCTGAAATCCGCGCTGGAGCAGGAGCTCGACGGTTTCAAGGTGGAGGAATTGTCCATTCCCTTCGCGGCGGTCGCGACGGAGGTCGGCACGGGCCACGAAGTGTGGTTGCAGCGCGGCGACCTCGCGCAGGCCATTCGCGCTTCCTATGCGCTGCCGGGAATTTTCGAGCCGGTCCGAGTGGGCGACCGTTGGCTTTTCGACGGCGCGCTGGTCAATCCCGTCCCCGTCACGGTCTGCCGCGCGCTGGGCGCCGAATTCGTCATCGCGGTGAACGTCACGGCCGATACGATGTATCGCGCCCGCGTGATACGCGACGATCCGGCGGCGCAAAGGAAAGCGGCCGAGGCGGGACCCTTCGGCGACAAGCCGGACATATCCTTCGTCGACCGCATTCTGCCGCGCTATTTCGAGCGGCAGCGGGGCGACGCCCCCAATGTCGCCACGGCGATGATCGACGCCTTCAACATCATTCAGGACCGCATTCTGCGCTCACGTCTTGCGGGCGACCCTCCGGACGCCACCATCACGGCGCGGATGGAGGACATCGGCATGTTCGATTTCCACAAGGCGGACCAGTTGATCAATGTCGGGCGCATGGCCGCAAAGCGCGCTTTGCCCAACATTTTCGCGCATATCCCGATTTCCGGCGCGTCAGCCTAG
- a CDS encoding CBS domain-containing protein has translation MTVAMILSEKGRYVVTSPPSMPLRKVAQELIRHGIGALVVTDSDGAVIGLISERDVVSAIAAFGPEALDSPVSEHMQCNPVAAHENDTVDTTMQTMTLERRRHLPVMREGRLAGLVSIGDVVKYRIRVIEEEHRSMREYIAQA, from the coding sequence ATGACCGTTGCAATGATTCTTTCGGAAAAGGGCCGTTACGTCGTCACGTCGCCGCCGTCCATGCCGCTGCGCAAGGTTGCGCAGGAGCTCATCCGGCATGGCATCGGCGCGCTCGTCGTCACCGATAGCGACGGCGCGGTGATCGGCCTCATTTCGGAGCGGGACGTCGTGTCGGCGATCGCCGCCTTCGGGCCGGAGGCGCTCGACTCGCCCGTCTCGGAGCACATGCAGTGCAACCCGGTGGCGGCGCATGAGAACGACACGGTCGACACCACCATGCAGACGATGACGCTGGAGCGCCGCCGACACCTTCCCGTCATGCGCGAGGGGCGTCTGGCCGGGCTCGTTTCGATCGGCGACGTGGTGAAATACCGCATTCGCGTCATCGAAGAGGAGCACCGCTCCATGCGCGAATATATCGCGCAGGCGTGA
- a CDS encoding rhomboid family intramembrane serine protease, protein MNADNEKVINLPGVVTILLGVMTAIELFAAIAPRGLVYSVYDAFAFVPLRLSFALAPQTVLSALADAHALDADAQGQLVAMLNGGRWVYLTPLSYAFLHGGWTHLVINSLTLAAFGAPVARRLEPARFLAFFAACAVAGAFAHFAFHPLDAAPVVGASAAISGTMAGIVRFAFTPGARLGENGAVNGRDARTASLSQIGENRQAMLFLIVWFGANFLLGAFPEVSGSSEPIAWEAHIGGFLFGLLCFGAFEPSARRA, encoded by the coding sequence ATGAACGCCGACAACGAAAAAGTGATCAATCTGCCGGGCGTGGTGACCATTCTCCTCGGCGTCATGACGGCGATCGAGCTTTTCGCCGCGATCGCCCCCAGGGGTCTCGTCTATTCCGTCTATGACGCCTTTGCTTTCGTGCCGTTGCGATTGAGCTTCGCGCTCGCGCCGCAGACCGTTCTTTCCGCGCTCGCCGATGCGCATGCGCTCGACGCCGATGCGCAGGGCCAGCTCGTCGCCATGCTGAACGGCGGCCGGTGGGTGTATCTGACGCCGCTCAGCTACGCCTTTCTTCACGGCGGCTGGACGCATCTCGTCATCAATAGCCTCACTCTGGCGGCCTTTGGCGCGCCGGTGGCGCGACGCCTCGAGCCCGCGCGCTTTCTCGCCTTCTTCGCCGCCTGCGCGGTCGCGGGCGCCTTTGCGCATTTTGCTTTTCATCCGCTCGACGCCGCGCCGGTCGTCGGCGCCTCGGCGGCGATTTCAGGAACCATGGCTGGAATTGTGCGTTTTGCTTTCACCCCCGGCGCGCGGCTGGGCGAGAACGGCGCAGTAAATGGGAGAGACGCCAGAACGGCTTCTCTCTCTCAAATCGGCGAGAACCGTCAGGCGATGCTTTTTTTAATCGTCTGGTTCGGCGCAAACTTTCTCCTCGGCGCTTTCCCCGAGGTCTCCGGTTCGTCGGAGCCCATTGCGTGGGAAGCGCATATCGGAGGCTTTCTGTTCGGTCTGCTTTGCTTTGGCGCCTTCGAACCATCGGCGCGGCGCGCTTAG
- a CDS encoding PAS domain-containing protein, with product MRQQVSKDLFAYWRELKGARAAPDRSDIDPAAIRHILADTFIIEIDVDCRFPLRLSGGRIDALWMEERKGASFLELWRPEDRRGASAALLTVVEGVTPVVAGVRTHAQGHAPLELEMILLPLRHFGKTHSRVLGALSPVYQPDWLGQLRAAPLEMISMRVLDAKEARPSSSNYRSFQPPRTALRHPRLVIYDGDKL from the coding sequence ATGAGACAGCAGGTAAGCAAGGATCTGTTCGCCTATTGGCGCGAACTCAAGGGCGCGCGCGCCGCGCCCGACCGCTCGGACATCGATCCGGCGGCGATCCGCCACATATTGGCCGATACTTTCATCATAGAGATCGACGTTGATTGCCGCTTTCCGCTCCGTCTTTCGGGCGGCCGGATCGACGCGCTCTGGATGGAGGAACGGAAAGGCGCGTCCTTTCTGGAGCTATGGCGGCCGGAAGACCGTCGCGGCGCTTCCGCTGCGCTGCTCACGGTGGTCGAGGGCGTGACGCCCGTCGTCGCCGGAGTCAGAACGCATGCGCAGGGACACGCGCCGCTGGAGCTCGAGATGATCCTGCTCCCCTTGCGCCATTTCGGGAAGACGCATTCGCGCGTGCTGGGGGCTTTGTCTCCGGTTTACCAGCCCGACTGGCTTGGTCAGCTGCGCGCGGCGCCGCTGGAAATGATTTCCATGAGGGTGCTCGACGCGAAAGAGGCCCGGCCAAGCTCCTCGAACTACCGGTCTTTCCAGCCGCCCCGGACGGCGCTCCGGCATCCGCGACTCGTCATCTATGACGGAGATAAGCTGTGA
- a CDS encoding PilZ domain-containing protein, translating to MAAIQPQLNYLYDSRENRRFQRVPVTLFGRYMLESRREYPCQTVEMSPGDMTLFAPVKAQIGEKVVVYLDEIGRFAGVAMRQTDVGFALSMNLPPMKRDKLADQLTWFANRHAFNLPEDRRHERITPLMQRTLVRLPDGQEIIAKIKDISLSGVGIETEARPYLGAKVIIGTTPAVVVRHFEGGIGAEFEKPFHPGDIDESTRL from the coding sequence ATGGCCGCGATTCAACCCCAACTCAATTACCTCTACGACTCGCGAGAGAACCGGCGGTTCCAACGCGTTCCCGTCACCCTTTTCGGGCGCTACATGCTCGAGTCGCGGCGCGAATATCCGTGCCAGACCGTCGAGATGTCGCCCGGGGACATGACGCTCTTTGCGCCGGTCAAGGCGCAGATCGGCGAGAAGGTCGTCGTCTATCTCGACGAGATCGGCCGTTTCGCCGGCGTCGCCATGCGGCAGACCGATGTGGGCTTCGCCCTGTCGATGAATCTGCCGCCGATGAAGCGCGACAAGCTTGCCGACCAGCTCACCTGGTTCGCGAACCGCCACGCTTTCAACCTGCCCGAGGATCGCCGTCACGAGCGCATCACGCCGCTCATGCAGCGCACCCTGGTGCGCCTTCCCGACGGGCAGGAAATCATCGCCAAAATCAAGGACATTTCGCTTTCGGGCGTCGGCATCGAAACCGAAGCGCGTCCCTATCTCGGCGCCAAGGTCATCATCGGCACCACGCCGGCCGTGGTCGTGCGCCATTTCGAAGGCGGGATCGGCGCGGAATTCGAAAAGCCGTTCCATCCCGGCGATATCGACGAGTCGACGCGGCTCTGA
- a CDS encoding DUF2157 domain-containing protein — protein sequence MQDRKHVAWLYGQLPELVRDGVLDAEAAERLHRRFGAVELSGRNRAVILFGILGAALIGGGIILLLAHNWEDLSRATRTVLSFIPLLAGQALCGWTLLRRADSTAWREGAGTFLTLAIGSSIALVAQTYHLGGSFEDFLLTWALLGLPVAYLMDATLPALLYLVAIVTWAGLYLGGFWHRSDARLLSYWGLLALVMPWWLLQMREGRYRSKVALFGWTLALTLPIGFFFSMERFSLGHGWQIWQSAFWTTLFLAGEKWWGEAASSRQRPLQTVGALGAVALALSLTFEDLWRLHDGDSAGGAGLVLVVGWLIASLALLGDALRRGAVAQTLLGALPLVAIISFFLVKASPWAAVALMNLYVFGLGVGVLAAGLRSHRLGTMNAGMMILSALILCRFFDADIGFVARGVTFILIGAGFLAANLLMLRKRGAAQ from the coding sequence ATGCAGGACCGCAAGCATGTGGCGTGGCTGTATGGCCAATTGCCCGAACTCGTGCGCGACGGGGTGCTCGACGCCGAAGCGGCGGAGCGCCTTCATCGGCGTTTCGGCGCGGTCGAACTGAGCGGCCGCAACCGCGCCGTGATTCTTTTCGGCATCCTCGGCGCGGCGCTGATCGGCGGCGGAATCATTCTGCTGCTCGCGCATAATTGGGAAGATCTGAGCCGCGCGACGCGCACGGTCCTCTCCTTCATCCCGCTCCTTGCGGGGCAGGCGCTGTGCGGCTGGACCCTGTTGCGGCGCGCCGACAGCACGGCATGGCGCGAGGGGGCCGGCACCTTCCTGACGCTGGCGATCGGCAGTTCGATCGCCCTCGTCGCGCAAACCTATCATCTCGGCGGCAGCTTCGAGGATTTTCTGCTGACCTGGGCGCTGCTCGGTCTGCCGGTCGCCTATCTGATGGATGCGACGCTCCCCGCGCTGCTCTATCTTGTCGCCATCGTCACCTGGGCCGGACTCTACCTTGGCGGTTTCTGGCATCGCAGCGACGCCAGACTGCTGAGCTATTGGGGTCTGCTGGCGCTCGTCATGCCCTGGTGGCTGCTCCAGATGAGAGAGGGGCGCTATCGCTCCAAGGTGGCGCTGTTCGGCTGGACGCTCGCTTTGACGCTTCCCATCGGCTTCTTCTTCTCGATGGAGCGCTTTTCGCTCGGCCATGGCTGGCAGATTTGGCAGAGCGCGTTCTGGACGACGCTGTTTCTGGCCGGCGAGAAATGGTGGGGCGAGGCGGCGTCTTCCCGACAGCGGCCGCTTCAGACGGTCGGCGCGCTCGGCGCGGTCGCGCTCGCCTTGTCGCTCACTTTCGAAGACCTCTGGCGGCTCCATGACGGCGACAGCGCGGGCGGCGCGGGTCTCGTTCTCGTCGTCGGCTGGCTGATCGCCAGTCTCGCGCTTCTGGGCGATGCGCTGCGTCGCGGCGCGGTGGCGCAGACGCTGCTCGGCGCGCTTCCACTTGTCGCCATCATCAGTTTCTTCCTGGTCAAAGCCTCTCCCTGGGCGGCGGTCGCGCTGATGAATCTCTACGTCTTTGGCTTGGGCGTCGGGGTTCTCGCCGCCGGGCTGCGTTCGCACAGGCTGGGAACCATGAACGCCGGGATGATGATTCTCTCCGCGCTCATTCTCTGCCGCTTCTTCGACGCCGATATCGGCTTCGTCGCGCGCGGCGTCACCTTCATCCTGATCGGCGCGGGTTTCCTCGCCGCCAATCTCCTGATGTTGCGCAAACGCGGAGCGGCGCAATGA
- a CDS encoding GDYXXLXY domain-containing protein, with the protein MKRAWILAAFVVVCLIQLAAPASMIWRQERAFAHGRAFKFMTAPVDPYDAFRGKYVALSFRDIAPQLPKDFPSGYTGKAYAPIIVGEDGFARFGEAALSAPKDAPYLTLNVEGGYPGNVLPLPFDRYFMEEEKAPAAERAYAEHTREKDAYVVVRILDGDWAIEDLIVGGKPIGEALKKETR; encoded by the coding sequence ATGAAGCGGGCCTGGATTCTGGCGGCCTTCGTCGTCGTCTGCCTCATACAGCTCGCCGCGCCCGCCAGCATGATCTGGCGTCAGGAGCGCGCTTTCGCGCATGGGCGGGCCTTCAAATTCATGACCGCGCCGGTCGACCCCTATGACGCGTTCCGCGGCAAATATGTCGCCCTGAGCTTCCGCGACATCGCGCCGCAGCTGCCGAAGGATTTCCCCTCCGGCTACACGGGCAAAGCCTATGCGCCGATCATCGTGGGCGAGGACGGCTTCGCCCGTTTCGGCGAGGCGGCTTTGTCGGCCCCGAAAGACGCGCCCTATCTCACGCTGAATGTCGAGGGGGGCTATCCGGGCAACGTGCTGCCGTTGCCTTTCGATCGCTATTTCATGGAAGAAGAGAAGGCGCCCGCCGCCGAGCGCGCCTATGCCGAACATACGCGTGAAAAGGACGCTTATGTCGTCGTGCGGATCCTCGACGGCGACTGGGCGATCGAGGATCTCATCGTCGGCGGCAAGCCGATCGGCGAGGCGCTGAAGAAGGAGACGCGCTGA